The following proteins come from a genomic window of Musa acuminata AAA Group cultivar baxijiao chromosome BXJ1-7, Cavendish_Baxijiao_AAA, whole genome shotgun sequence:
- the LOC135679013 gene encoding serine/threonine-protein kinase STN7, chloroplastic-like encodes MATAGPLRLGLDLSSSFLSAHRRLGHSGPPRQPSPVLPAGRRAASPARAVAHLHDLFVGVGVGLPCTVMECGDIIYRSTLPRSTGLTLTAPGVALALAAVSYLWATPGVAPGFFDMFVLAFVERIFRPTFRKDDFVLGKKLGEGAFGVVYKVSLAKPKHSIKEGDLVLKKATEYGAVEIWMNERARRACTSSCADFLYGFLESKSKGRGGGEYWLIWRFEGEDTLADLIQSKEFPYNVEAKILGEVQDLPKGLERENKIIQTIMRQLLFALDGLHSTGIVHRDIKPQNVIFSEGARTFKIIDLGAAADLRVGINYIPKEFLLDPRYAAPEQYIMSTQTPSAPSAPVATALSPVLWQLNLPDRFDIYSVGLIFLQMVFPSLRTDSSLIQFNRQLKRCGYDLNAWRNLVEPRAGLDLRKGFELLDLDGGIGWELLTSMVRYKARQRTSAKAALAHPYFNREGLLGLSLMQNLRLQQYRATQKDYSEAANWVIKLMAKSGTASEGGFTEAQLQELREREPKKGSPQRNVLASILRVQRKIIKTLNESMDELNRRRKSLWWSRWIPREE; translated from the exons ATGGCCACCGCCGGCCCACTCCGCCTCGGCCTCGACCTttcctcctcctttctctctGCCCATAGGCGCCTCGGCCACAGCGGCCCGCCGAGGCAGCCTTCGCCTGTGTTGCCGGCCGGCCGGAGGGCGGCGTCGCCGGCGAGGGCGGTGGCGCATCTGCATGACCTCTTCGTCGGGGTGGGGGTGGGGCTCCCCTGCACCGTTATGGAGTGCGGCGACATCATCTACCGCAGTACCCTTCCCCGCTCCACCGGCCTCACCCTCACCGCCCCCGGcgtcgccctcgccctcgccgccgtCTCTTACCTCTGGGCCACCCCCGGCGTCGCCCCCGGCTTCTTTGACATGTTCGTCCTCGCCTTCGTCGAGCGCATCTTTCGCCCCACCTTCCGCAAG GATGATTTCGTTCTCGGAAAGAAGCTTGGCGAAGGCGCCTTTGGCGTCGTCTATAAGGTCTCCTTGGCGAAGCCCAAGCACTCGATCAAG GAAGGTGATTTGGTGTTAAAAAAGGCCACCGAGTATGGAGCAGTGGAGATATGGATGAATGAGCGCGCGCGGCGGGCCTGCACGAGTAGTTGTGCAGATTTCCTGTACGGCTTTCTTGAG AGCAAATccaaagggagaggaggaggcgAATACTGGCTGATTTGGCGTTTTGAGGGTGAAGATACGCTTGCGGATCTCATTCAAAGCAAAGAGTTTCCTTATAAT GTAGAGGCTAAGATTCTTGGAGAAGTTCAAGATTTGCCCAAAGGGTTAGAAAGAGAGAACAAAATCATTCAAACAATCATGAGGCAACTTTTATTTGCTTTAGATGGACTTCATTCAACTGGGATTGTCCACAGAGATATTAAGCCTCAAAATGTGATTTTCTCTGAAG GGGCTCGTACCTTCAAAATCATTGATCTAGGAGCTGCAGCAGATCTGCGAGTAGGCATAAATTACATCCCTAAGGAATTTCTTTTGGACCCACG GTATGCTGCTCCTGAGCAGTATATTATGAGTACACAAACACCATCTGCACCCTCAGCACCAGTAGCTACAGCATTATCTCCAGTCTTGTGGCAG tTGAATTTGCCTGACAGATTTGACATTTACAGTGTGGGCCTTATATTCCTGCAAATG GTATTTCCATCCCTACGAACTGACAGCAGTCTTATACAATTCAACCGTCAGCTGAAGAGGTGTGGCTATGACTTGAATGCTTGGAGAAATCTAGTGGAACCTCGTGCCGGCCTAGATCTCCGTAAAGGCTTTGAACTGTTAGATTTAGATGGGGGTATCGGCTGGGAGCTCCTCACATCCATGGTCCGTTACAAAGCACGACAAAGAACAAGTGCAAAGGCTGCCTTAGCTCATCCATACTTCAACCGTGAAGGTCTTCTTGGGCTGTCCCTAATGCAAAACTTGAGGCTTCAACAGTACCGTGCAACACAAAAGGATTACAGTGAAGCTGCCAATTGGGTCATTAAGCTTATGGCCAAGTCTGGGACAGCATCAGAAGGAGGCTTCACTGAAGCACAACTTCAGGAACTGAGA GAAAGGGAGCCAAAGAAGGGTAGTCCTCAGCGCAATGTACTTGCATCCATTCTTCGTGTGCAAAGGAAGATCATAAAAACTCTCAATGAGAGCATGGATGAGCTGAACAGACGAAGGAAAAGTCTGTGGTGGAGCCGCTGGATTCCCAGAGAGGAGTAA